The following proteins are encoded in a genomic region of Dyadobacter sp. UC 10:
- a CDS encoding alpha/beta fold hydrolase, translated as MPPLKRTAFFVLLAFACFSAQYIFAKESTPASKDSPKMNVYFLSGLGADKRVFSRLKLDDDILIHHIEWIKPAKKETIAQYAQRLLPQIDTTKPFQLVGVSFGGMIASEIAEIVKPERIIIISSTSTGIPVSGFYRGLTKFLLLSPFAGPVLKSANKITYKYFGATTPEAKSLLRDILHDTDTKFLKWALARTGSWEKKQRAENLYHIHGDQDRLIPVKLVKPDTVIAGGGHLMVFSQAAEISAILNKKLKGE; from the coding sequence ATGCCTCCTCTAAAACGGACTGCGTTTTTTGTTTTGCTCGCTTTCGCTTGTTTTTCGGCTCAATACATTTTTGCCAAGGAAAGCACGCCTGCTTCCAAAGATTCGCCTAAAATGAATGTGTACTTCCTCAGCGGCCTCGGTGCAGATAAGCGCGTTTTCAGCAGACTAAAGCTGGACGATGACATTTTAATACACCATATTGAATGGATTAAACCTGCTAAAAAAGAAACGATCGCACAATACGCGCAAAGGCTGCTCCCGCAAATTGACACGACGAAACCATTTCAGCTGGTAGGCGTTTCGTTCGGCGGAATGATCGCCTCAGAAATAGCCGAAATCGTTAAGCCTGAAAGGATCATTATTATTTCGAGCACTTCGACAGGCATTCCAGTTTCAGGTTTTTACAGAGGATTAACCAAATTTTTGCTGCTATCGCCTTTTGCCGGGCCGGTTTTGAAATCGGCTAATAAGATCACTTACAAATATTTCGGAGCGACCACACCCGAAGCGAAATCGCTTTTGAGAGATATTTTACACGATACCGACACTAAATTTTTGAAATGGGCGCTGGCGCGTACAGGCAGCTGGGAGAAAAAGCAGCGTGCCGAAAATCTCTATCACATTCATGGAGACCAGGACCGGCTTATTCCGGTCAAACTGGTCAAGCCGGACACCGTGATCGCGGGTGGCGGGCATTTGATGGTTTTCTCGCAGGCCGCGGAAATTTCAGCTATTTTGAACAAAAAATTGAAAGGAGAGTAA
- a CDS encoding NAD(P)H-quinone oxidoreductase has protein sequence MKAAVITQPGEPEVLQIRELEMPRPNATEVLIKVHAAGVNRPDVMQRQGKYPPPAGASKDIPGLEVAGEIVETGSGVSNWKPGDQVCALLTGGGYAEYAIAQTGHCLAIPAGFSYVQAASLPETIFTVWHNVFQRGQLKPGENFLVHGGSSGIGITAIQLARAMGAGKVFTTAGTAGKCDACVALGADICINYKENDFESVLKEQRVDVILDMVGGDYIPKNIRLLNIDGRLVFINIMKGSRVKSGDDYVDYGLIMRKRLTVTGSTLRNRDIKFKTLLALEIRDQVWPILEKGLFKPVIFKEFPLEEAAAAHRLMESSEHTGKIMLVNK, from the coding sequence ATGAAAGCAGCCGTTATTACGCAACCCGGTGAGCCGGAAGTATTGCAGATCCGGGAACTCGAAATGCCCCGGCCCAATGCGACCGAAGTGTTGATCAAAGTGCATGCAGCCGGTGTGAACCGGCCCGATGTCATGCAGCGGCAGGGGAAATACCCGCCTCCTGCCGGCGCTTCTAAGGATATTCCGGGCCTTGAGGTAGCCGGAGAAATAGTGGAAACAGGCAGCGGGGTTTCTAACTGGAAACCGGGTGATCAGGTTTGCGCCTTGCTCACCGGCGGCGGTTATGCGGAATATGCGATCGCGCAAACCGGACATTGTCTTGCGATACCTGCCGGTTTCAGCTACGTCCAGGCAGCTTCTTTACCCGAAACCATATTCACAGTCTGGCACAATGTATTCCAGCGCGGGCAGCTCAAACCAGGAGAGAATTTTCTGGTGCACGGCGGAAGCAGCGGAATTGGTATCACCGCAATTCAGCTGGCCAGGGCAATGGGCGCCGGCAAGGTTTTTACGACAGCCGGTACTGCCGGAAAATGCGATGCATGCGTTGCACTTGGAGCTGATATTTGTATTAATTATAAGGAAAATGACTTCGAAAGTGTCCTGAAAGAGCAGAGAGTGGATGTGATCCTCGATATGGTTGGAGGAGATTATATTCCAAAAAACATCCGTCTGTTGAATATCGATGGGCGCCTCGTGTTTATCAACATCATGAAAGGCAGCCGGGTAAAATCCGGCGACGATTATGTGGATTACGGGCTGATCATGCGCAAGCGGCTGACTGTCACGGGTAGTACTTTAAGGAACCGAGATATTAAATTTAAAACGTTGCTTGCACTCGAAATCCGTGATCAGGTTTGGCCGATACTGGAGAAAGGCTTGTTTAAACCCGTTATTTTTAAGGAATTTCCACTCGAAGAAGCTGCGGCAGCGCACCGGCTAATGGAGAGCAGCGAACATACTGGTAAGATTATGCTGGTAAATAAGTAA
- a CDS encoding YccF domain-containing protein: protein MNLIGNIIWLIFGGFLVFLEYMVAGLVLCLTIIGIPFGIQCFKIGMLSLFPFGQQVRDVPGNTGCLSTVFNVIWIVIGGIWIALTHLVFGIILAITIIGLPFAKQHFKLMSLSLTPFGKEVY from the coding sequence ATGAATCTCATTGGCAATATTATCTGGCTGATATTCGGCGGTTTCTTGGTTTTTCTGGAATATATGGTGGCTGGCCTGGTACTCTGCCTAACCATTATCGGGATTCCTTTTGGTATTCAATGTTTTAAAATAGGAATGCTTTCCCTTTTTCCATTCGGGCAGCAGGTACGCGATGTCCCCGGTAATACGGGCTGTTTATCCACTGTTTTTAACGTAATCTGGATTGTTATAGGTGGAATCTGGATTGCGCTTACCCACCTGGTTTTTGGTATAATTCTTGCCATCACGATCATCGGACTACCTTTTGCAAAGCAGCATTTCAAACTGATGAGCCTGTCTTTGACCCCATTCGGAAAGGAAGTTTATTAA
- a CDS encoding pseudouridine synthase, protein MTQSRYRYFIINKPANMVSQFVSSDEVRLLGDLDFDFPEGTHAIGRLDNHSEGLLILTTNKRVTNLLFMGQVPHKRTYWVNVGHHVSEHTLQLLRSGIGIKIKGGVEYVTTPCEVKIISRPAVLTKHQNETYENVPNTWLEISLTEGKYHQIRKMVRTAGHRCKRLVRVSIEDLELADLPPGRVREIEETEFFRLLKIENWQSNDVPNKSQTEPLVKKLER, encoded by the coding sequence ATGACCCAATCGCGTTACCGCTACTTTATAATAAACAAGCCCGCCAATATGGTATCGCAGTTTGTCAGCTCGGATGAGGTGAGGCTGCTGGGTGACCTGGATTTTGACTTCCCCGAAGGCACCCATGCAATTGGCAGGCTCGATAACCACTCCGAAGGTTTACTGATTCTTACCACAAACAAACGGGTTACCAATCTACTGTTTATGGGCCAGGTTCCGCATAAACGTACCTATTGGGTCAATGTGGGGCACCACGTCAGCGAGCACACTTTGCAGTTGCTCCGCAGCGGAATCGGGATCAAAATTAAAGGCGGAGTTGAATATGTGACCACACCCTGCGAAGTCAAAATTATTTCCAGGCCCGCTGTTTTAACTAAACACCAAAACGAAACTTATGAAAATGTCCCGAATACCTGGCTGGAAATAAGCCTGACGGAGGGGAAGTATCATCAGATACGCAAAATGGTACGTACCGCCGGCCACCGGTGCAAGCGGCTTGTGCGCGTCAGTATCGAAGATCTCGAACTCGCCGACCTGCCGCCCGGCCGGGTAAGGGAAATAGAGGAGACGGAATTTTTCAGATTGCTGAAGATAGAAAACTGGCAATCAAACGATGTTCCCAATAAATCACAGACTGAACCGCTTGTCAAAAAACTGGAACGTTAA
- a CDS encoding endonuclease domain-containing protein: MMHYGAAPILFARAKELRKNETRAEKLLWERLSGKQLGVKFRRQHPFHRFIVDFYCHELKLVIEVDGNIHLLRENAAYDRLRSDLIKEFDVWVIRFTNEDIYFRIDKVISVIQEIVNKSR; the protein is encoded by the coding sequence ATGATGCATTATGGCGCTGCGCCGATCTTATTCGCTCGCGCAAAAGAACTTCGTAAAAATGAAACCCGGGCCGAAAAACTGCTTTGGGAAAGATTGTCAGGCAAGCAACTTGGAGTGAAATTCAGGCGGCAGCATCCCTTCCACCGTTTTATCGTAGATTTTTATTGCCACGAGCTTAAGCTCGTGATTGAAGTAGACGGAAACATTCATCTGTTGCGAGAGAATGCAGCGTATGATCGATTGCGGTCAGACTTAATTAAGGAATTTGATGTTTGGGTAATCAGGTTTACGAATGAAGATATATACTTCCGGATTGATAAAGTCATTTCTGTAATTCAAGAAATTGTTAACAAGAGTCGGTAA
- a CDS encoding DUF3500 domain-containing protein: MRKIGFLAGLWVLLFNTGNVTVAADEKLAKEMAAAVNSFLKTLDAEQQKTALAAYSDPVRSDWNFTPRERKGLTLKQMNQEQRKAAMALVELVLSQEGYSKVEQIIDLENVLRVTETRPANDTYRDPENYAFLIFGKPGSAPWGWRVEGHHLSLHFSSIKNHVTYTPSFMGSNPGKVLADVPQKGKIILRAEQETAFRLLNSFDGSQAEKVSLGAKAPNEIFTSNTRKASLEKMEGLAMRDMNAAQNAVFKDLIMSYLQRYHVTLKNQQWSELEKAGLEKIHFAWMGDREPLIGPGHGHYYRIHGPTFLIEFDNTQNGGNHIHSVVRDLTNDFGEDMLRAHYEKGHP, from the coding sequence ATGAGAAAGATAGGGTTTCTTGCCGGGCTATGGGTACTGCTTTTTAACACAGGAAATGTGACCGTCGCAGCTGACGAGAAGTTAGCGAAGGAAATGGCGGCAGCCGTCAATTCTTTCCTCAAAACACTCGACGCTGAGCAGCAAAAAACCGCTTTGGCAGCCTATTCAGATCCCGTTCGTTCTGACTGGAATTTTACGCCCAGAGAGAGAAAAGGTTTGACTTTGAAACAGATGAACCAGGAACAGCGAAAAGCAGCTATGGCATTGGTCGAGTTGGTTTTGAGTCAGGAAGGATATAGCAAGGTTGAGCAGATCATTGATCTGGAAAATGTACTTAGGGTAACTGAAACGCGCCCGGCCAACGATACTTACCGAGATCCGGAAAACTATGCATTTCTGATATTCGGAAAACCGGGCAGCGCCCCCTGGGGGTGGCGGGTGGAAGGTCACCACCTTTCGCTGCACTTTTCTTCCATTAAAAACCACGTTACCTATACGCCGAGTTTTATGGGCAGTAATCCCGGCAAAGTACTGGCAGATGTACCCCAAAAAGGCAAGATCATTCTTAGAGCCGAACAGGAGACAGCATTCAGGTTGCTGAACAGTTTCGACGGATCTCAGGCCGAAAAGGTAAGCCTGGGCGCGAAGGCACCAAACGAGATATTCACTTCCAACACCCGCAAAGCGTCTCTCGAAAAAATGGAAGGGCTTGCGATGAGAGATATGAATGCAGCACAAAATGCGGTTTTCAAAGATCTGATCATGTCTTATCTGCAGCGGTACCACGTGACGCTAAAAAATCAGCAATGGTCTGAGCTGGAAAAGGCAGGCCTGGAAAAAATTCATTTCGCTTGGATGGGAGACCGGGAGCCGCTCATCGGACCTGGTCATGGGCACTACTACCGCATTCACGGTCCCACGTTCCTGATTGAATTTGACAACACCCAAAATGGCGGTAATCACATTCATTCAGTAGTACGGGACCTGACGAATGATTTCGGGGAAGATATGCTGCGGGCACATTATGAAAAGGGGCACCCCTAA
- a CDS encoding deoxyguanosinetriphosphate triphosphohydrolase translates to MMNWEKLLSAKRWGSEDKYNADPAEARSEFQRDYDRLIFSSPFRRLQNKTQVFPLPGSVFVHNRLTHSLEVASVGKSLGRIFYNKLCAEDKDIDQKLPLISEIGNIVSAACLAHDLGNPAFGHSGEAAISHYFTDDEGLKYKSEVTQEQWADLIHFEGNANAFRILTHPYAGKGYGSFALTYSTLAAIAKYPCEAIAGHNKANIYTKKYGFFQSEQAGFQKIATELDLHKESDSPLIFRRHPLVYLVEAADDICYNIIDLEDAHRLKILSYQEVETLLLQLCNDPKMPARLQEIDDADAKISLLRAKSISTLIGQCSELFYNEQKTILAGNLNKSLIDSMPEPYRSAMKEIECISVSKIYNYSSVVQIEVAGYKVIGGLLEEFVPAYLNNNNHYTRKLVELIPKQFITSKEDPYSKIQTVLDFVSGMTDLYAVELFRKIKGISFPSIT, encoded by the coding sequence ATGATGAATTGGGAAAAGTTGCTTTCCGCCAAACGCTGGGGAAGCGAAGACAAGTACAATGCGGATCCTGCCGAGGCCAGGTCCGAATTCCAGCGCGACTACGACCGGCTCATTTTTTCCTCTCCGTTCAGACGACTTCAGAATAAAACGCAGGTATTCCCCCTCCCCGGAAGCGTTTTTGTTCATAACCGACTCACTCACAGTCTCGAAGTAGCCAGTGTAGGTAAATCTCTGGGAAGGATATTTTACAATAAACTTTGCGCTGAGGACAAGGATATTGATCAGAAGTTGCCTTTAATCAGTGAAATAGGAAATATCGTATCGGCGGCCTGCCTGGCACACGACCTTGGCAATCCTGCTTTCGGGCATTCGGGAGAGGCTGCCATCTCTCATTACTTCACAGATGATGAGGGATTGAAATACAAGTCGGAGGTAACTCAGGAGCAATGGGCCGATCTTATTCACTTTGAAGGGAATGCAAATGCCTTCAGGATATTGACGCATCCTTACGCCGGGAAAGGTTACGGAAGCTTCGCACTTACTTATTCAACGCTGGCCGCAATCGCAAAATATCCCTGTGAGGCGATCGCGGGCCATAACAAGGCAAATATTTACACTAAAAAATATGGGTTCTTTCAGTCTGAGCAAGCTGGTTTCCAAAAGATTGCCACTGAATTGGATTTACATAAAGAATCGGACTCTCCGCTGATATTCCGGCGCCACCCGCTTGTTTACCTCGTCGAAGCGGCGGACGACATTTGCTATAATATCATTGACCTGGAAGATGCTCACCGCCTGAAAATACTTTCCTACCAGGAAGTTGAGACGCTGCTTTTACAGCTTTGCAATGATCCGAAAATGCCGGCGCGATTACAGGAGATAGATGATGCCGATGCTAAAATCAGCCTTCTCAGGGCCAAATCGATCAGTACGCTTATCGGCCAGTGTTCTGAATTATTTTATAATGAACAGAAAACCATTCTTGCCGGAAATCTGAACAAAAGCCTTATTGACAGCATGCCCGAGCCTTACAGGTCGGCTATGAAAGAGATTGAATGCATCTCTGTCAGCAAGATTTACAATTATTCTTCTGTTGTACAGATTGAAGTGGCTGGCTACAAAGTAATTGGCGGTCTATTGGAAGAATTCGTGCCTGCCTATCTTAATAATAATAACCACTATACCAGGAAACTTGTAGAGTTAATTCCAAAGCAATTCATAACTTCGAAGGAAGATCCCTACTCTAAAATTCAGACTGTACTCGATTTTGTGTCTGGCATGACCGATCTGTACGCTGTGGAGCTCTTCCGAAAGATTAAGGGAATTTCTTTTCCTTCTATTACCTGA
- a CDS encoding hybrid sensor histidine kinase/response regulator: MTTLDILLVEDDDIDVMQFAQVVQKSQVEIGEMRISKYAEDALQVLKEWLPTCIFLDYQLPETNGLEVLKKIREAVPGIPVIVITSRSDERIAVEIIKAGAMDYFTRSEMNAEKLTKTFHTVSQMREAEEGREKAHRELAEKEEFINKIALLSPNIIYVIDIEKWTNIFHNKQISKILGYSEGDNLPDGTSGLAKIINEQDQLAFRRHYHFMRHWVKDSDVTEKEFRLKHKDGSEVWIITREVPFKRNEKGSVQEVLGTAIDITSRKKAEEELLQAKNDAEEAARIKSDLLSTMSHEIRTPMNGIIGFTELLLGSNFPEADRQYLKMIKYSADNLMVILNDILDFSKIEAGKFGLENFEFDLKEKLEYLVRTFDVRAKEKSIDLTFRSGPNVPKMLMGDAYRLNQVLINLVGNAIKFTEEGGFVKVSVELHEDKGNSADIKIDVTDSGIGISEDKLGVIFDSFSQAHQNNATRYFGGTGLGLSITRKITELMNGTISAKSKLGEGSTFSVILNFRKAVTALQQQIIAPEQVSLKGYRILVAEDILANQILLKHLLTRWGAYFIICNNGKEVLDRLEEGEFDLILMDLQMPVMDGITAMKAIRSSYPQHAHVPVIAFTADTFAENAPVIDGVRFASFVTKPFRAEELIRVISHQLNISHKASPVS; encoded by the coding sequence ATGACTACTCTTGATATCCTGCTCGTAGAAGATGACGATATTGATGTGATGCAGTTCGCACAAGTCGTCCAAAAGTCACAGGTAGAGATCGGGGAAATGAGGATCTCGAAATATGCGGAAGATGCTTTGCAAGTGTTAAAAGAGTGGCTGCCAACCTGCATTTTTCTTGATTATCAGCTCCCGGAAACCAACGGCCTGGAAGTATTGAAAAAGATCAGGGAAGCCGTGCCGGGCATTCCCGTGATCGTGATCACCTCCCGGAGCGACGAACGTATTGCCGTCGAAATCATCAAGGCCGGGGCGATGGACTATTTCACCAGGTCAGAAATGAATGCCGAAAAGCTGACCAAGACCTTTCATACCGTGAGCCAGATGCGGGAAGCCGAGGAAGGCCGCGAAAAGGCACACCGCGAGCTTGCCGAGAAAGAGGAATTCATCAACAAAATAGCACTGTTATCCCCCAATATTATTTATGTGATTGACATTGAAAAATGGACCAATATCTTTCACAACAAACAGATTTCCAAAATACTAGGATACTCTGAAGGTGACAATCTGCCAGATGGTACCAGCGGGCTAGCGAAGATCATCAATGAGCAGGATCAGCTTGCATTCCGCAGGCACTATCACTTTATGAGGCATTGGGTGAAAGATTCAGATGTGACAGAAAAGGAGTTCCGGTTGAAACACAAAGACGGTTCTGAGGTTTGGATTATTACGCGGGAGGTGCCTTTCAAACGCAATGAGAAAGGCAGTGTACAGGAAGTTTTGGGAACGGCAATCGACATTACCAGCAGAAAAAAAGCAGAAGAAGAGCTATTGCAAGCGAAAAACGATGCCGAAGAAGCAGCTCGGATAAAGTCAGATCTATTGTCAACAATGAGCCACGAGATCCGTACTCCCATGAATGGTATCATCGGGTTCACTGAGCTGTTGCTGGGCAGCAATTTCCCGGAAGCAGACAGACAATACCTTAAGATGATCAAATATTCCGCTGACAATCTGATGGTTATTTTGAATGATATTCTCGATTTCTCTAAAATTGAAGCCGGAAAGTTTGGATTGGAAAACTTTGAATTCGACCTGAAGGAAAAGCTGGAATACCTCGTCAGGACTTTCGACGTAAGAGCGAAGGAAAAATCAATTGACCTTACTTTTCGCTCAGGACCAAATGTGCCCAAGATGCTGATGGGAGACGCATACCGGCTCAATCAGGTCCTGATCAATTTGGTCGGAAATGCGATCAAGTTTACCGAAGAAGGTGGGTTTGTTAAAGTTTCCGTAGAACTACACGAAGACAAAGGCAATAGTGCCGACATTAAAATTGATGTAACAGATTCGGGAATAGGCATTTCCGAAGATAAGCTTGGCGTTATTTTTGATAGTTTCTCCCAGGCGCATCAAAACAATGCAACCCGCTATTTCGGTGGAACCGGCCTTGGCCTCAGCATTACCAGAAAAATAACTGAACTGATGAACGGTACCATTTCTGCTAAAAGTAAATTGGGGGAAGGATCAACGTTCAGTGTGATCCTCAATTTTAGAAAAGCCGTAACTGCACTACAACAGCAGATAATTGCACCCGAGCAGGTATCGCTCAAAGGTTATCGCATTCTGGTAGCGGAAGATATCCTGGCAAACCAGATTTTGCTCAAACATCTGCTCACGAGGTGGGGCGCTTACTTTATCATATGCAATAATGGAAAAGAAGTGCTGGATCGCCTGGAAGAGGGTGAATTTGACCTCATCCTGATGGATCTTCAAATGCCTGTGATGGACGGAATTACGGCTATGAAAGCCATTCGCTCCTCCTATCCGCAGCATGCACATGTTCCGGTAATCGCCTTTACAGCAGACACTTTCGCTGAGAATGCCCCTGTGATTGATGGAGTTAGGTTCGCCAGCTTTGTTACTAAACCATTCCGTGCGGAAGAATTGATCAGGGTAATCAGCCACCAGTTGAACATCAGTCATAAAGCAAGCCCGGTCAGCTGA
- a CDS encoding xanthine dehydrogenase family protein molybdopterin-binding subunit, translating to MKNQSSFNADRRSFLKSAGHLLVGFQLFPTFTGIAGSDESCGTAPVTNGQLIDAWIRFDADGKLTVITGKMELGQGIRTALMQMAAEELDIPMNRVRIIIADTGQTQDERYTAGSGSIEGSGRAIRNAAAEARQYLLKLAAQKLETQIESLSVENGVVISSGNQKKVTYQELVAGKRLEIEVTGKAPLKDPATYKLIGKGVHREDIAQMAVAKAYYIQDMRLPEMVHARVLRPPVYNAKLISVPREQIEKLPDVLKLVVNGNFVSVIAAKEYTAVKALEVLKTNAKWDSLPLSVSPDKLYDHIQASASASKIIEESGSGMPAKDFKHEATYKRPYQMHGSIGPSCAIALWKNDLLTVWSHTQGVYPLRKTISDLLKMPENKIRVIGVPGAGCYGHNGADDAGGDAALLAMEMPGRPVRVQWMREDEHKWEPYGSAMVLNVKGRIGEAGKVDAWNTEIWSDTHSTRPGGNAGHLLAGRHIAKPFVFKSGGFSGGSHRNSVPLYDFASRKISLSDFDGPLRTSALRSLGAYANIFALESFMDELAWKAGEDPVAFRLSHLKDERARKVITTLVEKAGWGSSRGEGFAFAQYKNSAAYLAVKAEVSVDKATKSYQLTKLTAVIDSGQVINRDGIINQTSGGMIQAASWTMLEEVKFDETGVRSTTWETYPILRFDQVPHTEVYIIDRPEEEPLGAGEAAQGPTSAAIANAICSATGSRLRELPLTSDKIDWAKVS from the coding sequence ATGAAAAATCAATCCAGTTTCAATGCGGATAGACGCTCATTTCTCAAAAGCGCCGGTCATTTGCTGGTCGGATTTCAGCTTTTCCCGACCTTTACAGGCATTGCCGGATCTGATGAATCATGTGGTACCGCGCCGGTTACCAATGGCCAGCTGATCGATGCCTGGATCCGTTTTGATGCGGATGGAAAGCTTACTGTGATCACGGGTAAAATGGAGCTCGGCCAGGGTATACGGACGGCATTGATGCAAATGGCAGCGGAAGAACTGGATATACCGATGAACCGGGTCCGTATTATCATCGCAGATACCGGCCAGACCCAGGATGAACGTTATACCGCAGGCAGTGGCTCCATTGAAGGCAGCGGCCGAGCGATCCGGAACGCGGCAGCAGAAGCGAGACAATATTTGTTGAAGCTGGCCGCGCAAAAGCTCGAAACGCAAATTGAATCTCTTTCAGTAGAAAACGGAGTAGTAATATCTTCCGGAAATCAAAAAAAGGTAACCTACCAGGAGCTGGTAGCGGGAAAGCGCCTGGAAATAGAAGTGACGGGAAAAGCCCCGCTGAAAGACCCGGCTACCTATAAGTTGATTGGTAAAGGCGTGCACCGCGAGGACATTGCCCAAATGGCCGTTGCGAAAGCCTATTACATTCAGGATATGCGATTACCTGAAATGGTCCACGCACGCGTTTTGCGACCGCCGGTTTACAATGCAAAGCTGATATCGGTTCCCAGAGAGCAAATTGAAAAATTACCCGATGTATTAAAATTGGTGGTAAACGGAAACTTTGTGTCCGTGATCGCGGCAAAGGAATATACGGCTGTAAAAGCTTTGGAAGTATTAAAAACCAATGCGAAATGGGACTCCCTGCCACTTAGCGTTTCGCCGGATAAGCTGTACGATCATATACAGGCGTCTGCGTCAGCTTCCAAAATAATAGAAGAGAGCGGCTCCGGCATGCCGGCGAAAGATTTTAAGCACGAAGCAACTTATAAAAGACCTTACCAAATGCACGGTTCTATTGGCCCGTCATGCGCAATAGCGCTTTGGAAAAATGATTTACTGACAGTGTGGTCGCATACCCAGGGCGTTTATCCCCTGCGCAAAACGATCTCTGATCTGCTGAAAATGCCCGAAAACAAGATCAGGGTGATCGGTGTGCCGGGGGCTGGTTGTTACGGGCACAATGGTGCCGACGATGCTGGTGGCGACGCCGCTTTGCTCGCAATGGAAATGCCGGGTAGGCCGGTCCGGGTACAATGGATGCGGGAAGATGAGCACAAATGGGAGCCTTATGGTTCTGCAATGGTATTGAATGTAAAAGGACGGATCGGCGAAGCAGGTAAGGTCGATGCCTGGAATACTGAAATCTGGTCGGATACGCACAGTACGCGGCCGGGCGGGAATGCCGGGCATTTGCTGGCGGGCAGGCACATTGCGAAACCCTTTGTCTTCAAATCGGGGGGCTTTTCGGGAGGGAGTCACCGGAATTCCGTGCCGCTTTATGACTTTGCTTCCAGGAAAATCAGCCTGAGCGATTTTGACGGACCATTGCGGACTTCCGCTTTGAGAAGTCTCGGGGCTTATGCCAATATCTTCGCTCTGGAGTCTTTTATGGATGAGCTTGCCTGGAAAGCAGGTGAGGATCCGGTAGCATTCAGGCTCTCGCACCTGAAAGACGAGCGTGCACGCAAGGTGATCACTACCCTGGTCGAAAAAGCGGGCTGGGGGAGTAGCCGCGGTGAAGGTTTTGCCTTTGCCCAATATAAAAACAGTGCCGCCTATCTGGCTGTTAAAGCAGAGGTAAGCGTCGACAAGGCCACGAAGAGTTATCAATTAACCAAGCTGACCGCAGTGATCGACTCCGGACAAGTGATCAATAGGGACGGGATCATTAACCAGACTTCCGGGGGAATGATCCAGGCGGCGAGCTGGACGATGCTGGAAGAAGTGAAGTTTGATGAAACGGGAGTGAGGAGTACTACCTGGGAAACGTATCCAATCCTCCGTTTTGACCAGGTTCCCCACACCGAAGTTTACATTATTGACAGACCGGAGGAGGAGCCGCTCGGCGCTGGGGAGGCGGCCCAGGGGCCTACTTCAGCTGCGATTGCCAATGCGATATGCAGTGCAACCGGCAGCCGCCTTCGGGAACTGCCTTTAACATCCGATAAGATTGATTGGGCGAAGGTCAGCTGA
- a CDS encoding (2Fe-2S)-binding protein, which translates to MAELMTIRVNGKVHKVQADPEMPLLYLLRNDLKLNGPKYGCGIERCGSCMVLLNGAAQPSCVIPCSAAAVYEVTTLDGLAKNGKLDPVQEAFIEEQAAQCGYCMNGMIMSAKALLAENKNPSDTQIRQALNRVLCRCGTHTRIISAVKKAADKMKNL; encoded by the coding sequence ATGGCTGAACTCATGACGATCAGGGTAAACGGAAAAGTGCACAAGGTGCAAGCCGACCCGGAAATGCCTTTGCTCTATTTACTTCGGAACGATTTGAAATTGAATGGTCCCAAATATGGCTGCGGAATTGAGCGGTGCGGCAGTTGTATGGTACTCTTAAATGGGGCAGCACAACCTTCCTGTGTCATCCCGTGCAGTGCGGCTGCGGTTTATGAGGTAACTACGCTGGACGGGCTGGCTAAAAACGGGAAGCTCGATCCTGTTCAGGAGGCATTTATAGAGGAGCAGGCTGCGCAATGCGGCTATTGCATGAATGGAATGATCATGTCGGCAAAAGCTTTACTGGCGGAAAATAAAAATCCTTCCGATACGCAAATCCGGCAGGCGCTCAACCGGGTACTTTGTCGCTGCGGCACGCACACCAGGATCATCAGCGCAGTCAAGAAAGCCGCCGATAAAATGAAAAATTTATGA
- a CDS encoding BlaI/MecI/CopY family transcriptional regulator, which produces MEIRTLTRAEEEVMRILWQLRKGFVKDILAEMPEPKPAYNTVSTIIRILEKKEVVGYTAYGKTHEYFPLISEEEYKRHEMKQLMVNYFDNSLPNLVSFFVKDNDLKTKDLDEIMKLINQHKDEK; this is translated from the coding sequence ATGGAAATACGCACATTGACGCGAGCAGAAGAAGAGGTTATGAGAATTCTCTGGCAACTAAGGAAGGGATTCGTTAAAGATATACTGGCCGAAATGCCAGAACCCAAACCTGCCTACAACACGGTCTCTACGATCATTCGTATACTCGAAAAGAAAGAAGTAGTGGGCTATACTGCCTATGGAAAAACGCACGAATATTTTCCGCTCATTAGTGAGGAAGAATATAAGCGTCACGAAATGAAGCAGTTGATGGTCAATTATTTTGACAACTCACTTCCCAACCTGGTTTCGTTTTTTGTAAAAGACAACGACCTGAAAACCAAGGATCTGGACGAGATTATGAAGCTTATCAATCAACATAAAGACGAAAAATAA